GCCACCTGCGCGGTAGTTGTTTGTCACGACAAGAAACTCCATGTCGTTTTCTATTTCTTCGCCCTCATAAGTCAGGTTTACAATTCTCTGCCCAACAGGGTTTCGAACATCGATCTGATAATTGATTCCTTCGATAATGTCGAAGTTATAGGATGAGAAACGTGCGAGAAGGTTCTGGTCCTCAGTGCTGCCTGGATCGATCTGGTTGAAGTTTTCGGCGCACTTTTCCAGCCAACCCTTGAGTTCGATGCCGTTCACTCTCACAACGTGTAGAGTGTTCGAGTAGATGTAGATGTCAGCTGCATTCATTATCCTTATGTCCCCTGCTTCTACATTGGTGCTAGTTCTGAATGGTGCTGCGGCAGAAAGCAAAGGCATTCCTTCAAAATCGGTGCCTCTGAAATATTCACTTGCATACCAGAGCTGAGCCTCGTTGACGAGCTGAGTGACTTCGTTATCGATTACTCTGCTGAAGTACCCCGTGATTGGTACTGTTGTCGTTCCTACCGGAGCCATTACATAATCAATGGTTGCTTCGTGCTGTTCCTTAACAGCTTCAACTATCTCAGGCGCGGATTCAATCTTTTCATCGACTTGCCACAGCTGCGGGCAGGAAGAGAAGACCTCCCAATTTCCATCCTGGTTAAGAAGATGAAAATGGATCAATCCTACAGCGCTCCCCCAGCTGCCAGCCATGGTAACGGGGACTCCATCGATTTTTTCGGCAATTCTTCCGTGACTGTGACCCATGATAATTGCATCTATTCCTTCAACGTTTTCGAGTATAGCTTCAGCGTCTGAGCTTCCCTGGTGAAGCGAGACT
This genomic interval from Mesotoga infera contains the following:
- a CDS encoding bifunctional 2',3'-cyclic-nucleotide 2'-phosphodiesterase/3'-nucleotidase — translated: YDVVGIGNHEFNFGLEYLDLVIASADFPMISANLYNADTEELRYDPYVILEREVDEIPIRIGVIAFLPPEIMMWDRVLLEGRVYAEPIVDAAAKYIPKLREEGVDLVIVSLHQGSSDAEAILENVEGIDAIIMGHSHGRIAEKIDGVPVTMAGSWGSAVGLIHFHLLNQDGNWEVFSSCPQLWQVDEKIESAPEIVEAVKEQHEATIDYVMAPVGTTTVPITGYFSRVIDNEVTQLVNEAQLWYASEYFRGTDFEGMPLLSAAAPFRTSTNVEAGDIRIMNAADIYIYSNTLHVVRVNGIELKGWLEKCAENFNQIDPGSTEDQNLLARFSSYNFDIIEGINYQIDVRNPVGQRIVNLTYEGEEIENDMEFLVVTNNYRAGGGGYHLVDSDIVLSSTVENRSVIIDYIIEKGSITPTPSYNWSIAPFEAAGRITFTSNQEAASLIDKLGIKGIKYIGDRLFEVDLVELAENVPQTVSN